The Zingiber officinale cultivar Zhangliang chromosome 2A, Zo_v1.1, whole genome shotgun sequence genomic sequence CCTTGGAAGATTGGTTAGCTCTGGCAGGTCGGCCTTGGAAGATTGGTCAGTTGTCCCTGGCGAGTCAACTCAGCCGAGAAGACTGATTGGTCGGCTCTGGCGGGTCAGTCCTAGTGAGTTAACCTTGGAAGACTGGTCGGTCGGATCTAGCAAGTCGGCCTTGGAAGATTAGCTGGTCGACCCTGGCGGGTCAATTTTAGAAGACTGGTCGGTGGGTTCTGGCAAGTCAGCCTTGGGAGACTGCTAATCAGCTCTAGCGGGTCCGCTCAATAGAAAAGAGGTGATCCCATTGACCCTTCTCGACTTTAACCcaattcaatatctgattgatTCTCGTTTGTATTTGTAACAACTTTCAATATTCCCTGTGTCAatattgtattttaaaaataatactatATAAATCCTAAAAGCAGTACGATTGTagtatagatttttaaaaatcaacttttgtaatCCAACATCACAATAGTCATGTATTTTTTTAAGAATTCCGTAACTTGCTCTTGGTCCATTGTTAACATTTAGGTGGTGTTTGGTACATGAGTATAGGAATAGGGAATTGGATTTATTCTCAAACCTTGTATTTGACTGATGGGAATGAAATTAAGATTTTAGAATAAAATCTAAAAACTTAGGTATTGATGAAACTCACCTTCCCCCTTGGGTTTTGATAGAAATGGGAATGAGAATTAAGGtgacgtttggttctttcctaggaatcagAATGAGAATGGAAATCATAGTATTATAGAATAGGAATGGGTATgaacatggatatcactcttaaaaataatatttggttagttgaatattttctatctgAATGAACTTAAATTCCTTTTTAacctttaaagaaaaataagagaaacaattagatgtgagagaaaatttaatatgagagaaaaatataatgagagagaatgatgagagagaaagggtgatgggaaaaaatgaagagaaggaaagtgtgataagaaaaaataaggagaatgtgtgtgatgggagagattgaggagagagaaaatgtaatgagagagaaagtgaagagagggaaagtgtaatgagagaaaatgaaaaagagtGTGATGCGAGAGAATGAAAATAgtgaaagtgtaatgagagaaaatgaggagagagagtgtgatgagagagactaaggagagagaaagtataatcagagagaaagtatgataagaaaaaataaggaaagagtatGTAATGGGATAGAAagcatgtggcaaaaggtgattcactCGCCCTTGCCAACCCGTCCCTATACCAAAagggaggaggtaaatcacggatggctactagccattagtgatgggatagaaagtatgataagagaggatgaggagagagaaagtgtaatggaaAAGAATAaacagagagaaagtgtgatggaaaaaatgaagagagagaaagtgcgatgagaaaaaatgtgtgatgagagagaatgaggagagagaaagtataatgaaagAGAAGGCATAATGAGAGAATGAGAAGAAAAAAGTATCataagagagaataaggagaaagaaaataatatgaaaaaaaaaaaacaaatatattaagagtatttttgtctaaaactttGGTAGTGTTTGGTACATGGGTATGGAAATGGGAAATTGGATTCATTCAAAAACCTTGTATTTAGTTGATGAGAATGGaatcaaaattttggaatgaaaccaaAAACTTAGATATTGATTAAACTCAtttctcccttgggttttgatgagaataggaatgagaattaagttttggacgaaaatacccataaaatatttgttcattttttttatatttctttctctctctttattttttctcattaaactttttctcttctcattctctaatcacactttctctctcattatactttctctttccTTATTCTTTCTCATCACGTATTCTCTCCCGTTACACGCTCTTcactcattttctctcatcgcactttcttttttttcattctctttcatcacattttatcttttatcatattttctctctcctcatcttctctcatcataatttctctttcttcatactttttctctcttcatcctctatCACCATGCTTTCTATCCCATCACacactctttccttattttttctcattatattttctctctcatcacacactctctctcctcattttctctcatcacactttccttctctacactttctctctcatcacacacactctctctccttaatcttccatcacacttttttttctcattttctctcattacactttctctctcttcattctctttcattatatttttctctcataTTAAATTTTCTCTTACATGTattgttttctcttattttcctaaatgggtaaaaataaaaataaaaagttcTTTCCAATAGAAAATATtactaatcaaatattattttaagaatgatattcatatttataccataatattatgatttttaaaaagaaccCAACGTTATAAAAAAAACAAGTCAACTTTtaacaaaacttaaaaaaaaaaactcagatAAAAGTAAGGAAGTATAATATACCTGACGGCATAGTAACATTAAACAAGTCATTCACTGTTTGACTGCGTCTAGTCTCTGATTTCGCTCGTCACTTCCTAGAACTTGCCTATAATTTTCTACGCATAACTCATCGATCGAGAAAGCAACGAAAAGGATAACATAAGAGTTATCGCGGAGAGGCGATCAAACCAAACCCCTGGCGCGTGATCCCAATAGGAACGAACATTTCAACGTCGCCTTCGCATGCTTTCGTTGGCCTGGAAAATCCTTCCCTTTGCACTCGTTTGATTGCTTGTTTCCAGCAGAATTTTGTGTAACGAAATCCGAGTAGAAGCTGGACGGTTGGTGGGTAGATTCTACGGTAAAGGCGCGACCTTTTGGCTTGAGGTTGGTAACCCTATTGTTTTGTTGGTTTTATTCTTGATTCTTGCAATCCAGTCGCAAGAGTCGGATAGGGTTGGCTGCTTTGGGCGAGAAGTGGAGGAAAAGGAGCCGTTTTTATTGCTGAAGATGGAGGTTTGGATGCTGTGTGTGATCTCCGTCTTGTTGTGGGTTTCGTCGGCACAGCTCGGCGCTTCTCTCAATCAAGAAGGTACCTTTCTATATCAGTAGTTTGGTCGGAGGACACTGGGCCTGGGTTTGATTCGGAGTTTTATTGTGTCCGTTGATTCTTGAGAGAGTCTATGCTTAATTATTTGTAATTTATATACAGGGATAGCTCTCCTGGCGTTTAAAGGGAGGATAGAGGCTGATCCTCATGGTGCTTTGTCGAATTGGGATGAAGGCGCCGATAACCCTTGCTTGTGGTTTGGCGTGGAGTGCTCAGATGATGGAGAAGTCGTTGTTTTGTAAGTCATCCATATTTTTTCCAAAGAAGAAATTTACTTTTTATTGCTTGTTTGGAATCAAATTGTAAACATGGAGAGGGAAACAACAAAGGTGATTTATATGATACAAGAATTGCAGTGTAATTTTTCATTGATAAATAAGAAGTATATGGAGAAGGACTAACAAAGGTATGCAACCTTAGTACTTTCAATCTTAATCATCGTCATACTCATTTGCCCAATGGCTATTTAGCTTAGTTGCTGTTTTGGCACACAAGGCATGACTATCTCTGCTTGCTTGTGTGCATAGGACACAATTATGGCTCTTGTGGGCTCCTCATCACCTTGTGCCTATAGCTCTCATGCACGCTGCCTCCTTCCATTCTCTATGTTTCCGGCTTTTGCTTGCTTGCATTGCACAGGGCACGTTTGTCACATCTGCTCGTGCATCATTTCTTACTTGCATGTTCTGCCTTCCTCTAAGAGATTTATATGTTCACTGGCCTCCAATCTTAGCAAACTTTTATCTAGTAGCTAAGATTGCTTTAGTTCTCAGTAATCACTTCACTAGTTGGATATCAAGCATGCCTTGATCCACAACGTCCTTATGGATGAAGCAATTATAAGTAGAGGAGACTACCAAGGGTGTTAATCCCTAATGTTTTTTTTATACTAATAATAACATCTTTTAAATATGCTACTTTTCCCATCTTTAATTTTATATGTTAAGAAACACCAATTAGAAATTGAAAGTAAAAAATGATATTtcattgagaatttttctatatCCATGCATTTAGGCTGTTGTAGACTAACAATCTAGATAACGCCAATGAAATGACTTTTTGAAGTTGAAGGGCAATGATCTTATTTAATTAGCACTTTCAATTTTCTGTTTTGATGTTTCCTTGTTCCAGTGATCATTTAGcttaatattttctaaaattgaGCGTCATTGTTGCAGGAAACTGAGAGATCTCCATCTCAAAGGGACAATCACACCTGAAATTGGAATGCTCACCCATGCCAGAGCAATGTAAGAATTTTGCAGATGGGAAAAATATTTGTAGTAAACTCTATTTGTTTTGTCATCAAACTTAACTAGTTCATCAGCTTTAATTGATTATTTATCTTCTAGTTATGTTTTTGTGATCATGTAATTCTTATATCTCTTCTTTACCTTGTGAAAACTAAAAATTGTTTGTTAGAGAATAATCAAAACTGTGGATCTTTTTTCCATAGAAATTCCCAGAAAGTTCTAGACATCTAATAAAGTTTTatgaattcaaatttaattagttAAGCAGTGTTCTTGTGGAATTGAGATTTTGTAATTGATTATGTTTAACAAACAACATTATATACTCCATAAGATTAGGCATCACAACTCTACTCTATAGCATGAACTTGTTTGGTCTCAAaacaaaggattttgaaatgaccAAAAAGGATGAATATAATCTGGAGAAACACTTGAGAAATGCTTTATGGAATAGCTCAGTGTTTCATGTCGATATGAGAAAGTATAGACCAAGAAAGCATGTGCAAGCTTAAAATACTAAGAAATATGAAAGCACTTGAAAGGTAATCTATTTCTTGAGAAGAATACCATCCTTGCTGACAAAAAAATTTGAAGGAAAAACATACTTGTATCAACTTTGCAACAGATATAGTAGTTAGTTATTAGGTAGTCACTTTGACATAAGTGAGCCAGATGAACATctaattcattatatcataataaattgtagAACATAAAATATCTTAATAGCATAGTTTATTGATGCTGCATCCTTAATGATATTCATGGAAATAACTTTAGCAAGTATGGTAATATACAACATTCTTTAAATTACTCGGGAATAACTTAACGAGTGTCTACAATTCAAGGCACATATATGGATAACCAGCAATGGTTTTTTCTCCATGCCATAATGAACTATGCCGAACAGTTGAATTATTCATGCTGCATGTAAAACTTGTTTGTTCTTTCTAGTAACTTTTTGCTCTTGCTAACCAGTAACACTATTCTAGTGCGGACAGTGGGAGTATTTCACTTCATAAAAGCTTGCAATTATTGATGTATAGCCTTTCTAATAAGAAGTGAAGGCATTGCTTCTCAATTATTCTTTTCGAACATTATCCTTACTCATCTCTTTTTTATGTAGCATTTTACATAATAATTCCTTGTATGGGATGATTCCTGTGGAGATTGGGAGATTAAAGAATTTGGAATTGTTGGACTTGAGTCATAATAATTTTAGTGGACCACTTCCTTCTGAACTTGTCAAAATTTCATCCCTACAAATTCTGTAAGTACAAGAGTCCACCTAATTTAGCATTGATTTTGGTTTCCAAATAGTAGATCTGTGATCATTATCTTGGTAACTTACAGTTTACTCAGAAGCAATGCATTTTCTTGTTACCTGTCTGAAGGCAGCATGCTTTTGGAGACACAAATTGATGAAGTGCTGGTCTCTTCAAATAGACAAGTTACAAGGTAATTGCTCAATTATAGAATTAGTTTTGTATATTGAATAGCTAAAACAATCATTGCAGCTTAAATGATGAATTAGCTCTTTGGCATTTcatcttttgattattttttttcattctgAAATAGTTAATATACTCTAATGATGTTGGTAACTAATCACTTCATATTATACTAGGTTTGTCTTCTTAATTACTTTGGATTTTGTAACTTTGAAGGTTTCCATTTTAATCGTTGGGTTATGGATAGGATACATCTAGCTTGAACTTTACATGTTTTGACTAATATAGCAGGATTTATTCATTAACAAATCTAAACATGTACTTTTGACTTCTAACAATGTCAAGTTGTAGTTGACTGTTAGTTGGTATAACTACATGGATAACATGACACTTTCTAATGGGTCAACATGCCACATCATACTTGGAGTTAATTATCATAATTATGAGTTAACAGAACCTCTAAACTATAGGTTAAATATTCAAACACTAAAATATGCCGTCTTGCATGCTCATTCACTAGAATATTGAATGAGTTGTGTCATTTTACTATTAATTTTGACAATTAATAGGAATGTTGAGAAGTTGACAATgggctaaaaaaaatattttaaagaatgtTTATATCATCAACTATTTAGCATTCTTTCATTACTTTGGTTTGATGAGTGTTCTTGCATTAAATATGCTTGCAAGCTTGAAGTAGACGTTCTCCTTGAAATGCTAAACACTCTCAAGCTTCAGTTATAGCTGCTTCTGCCACTAATTTTTGCTCAAGGAGCAAGATTAGATTGAAAATAAAACTGAATTTTATTTCTAAAAGATTGTTACATTTTAATTTAGACTTTAGATATATATATCAAATAAGTCTTTTTTTATCTTTAAGTAGGAACGTTGAAAATGCAACTATCAGGAGGCTTCTCCAAGACGCCAGAACAAATAGCATTCATCCCACACAGACATCTCCTCCATCACCAGCGCCATCACCTACAACCCAGTCAAACGACGGAAACATTCATCTGCCAGCATCTCCAACCTCAAGTTCAACAGACGATAAATCGACCGCCCAGAAATTCTTGATTGTTTCTCTGTTGATTGTTGGAGCAATAGTGTCCCTTGTTTCCATGGCTGCGGTATATTTTCTATGTTATCGCGCAAACAAGGCTGTCACTGTGATGCCATGGACAACTGGATTAAGTGGGCAATTGCAGAAAGCATTTGTTACAGGCATGTTTATTTTTACAATATATCGATTTTGTAGTTGCCATTTTTATTCATTATCGTATTTGTCGATGGCAGGTGTACCTTCTCTGAAACGTTCAGAACTTGAAACAGCATGTGAACAATTCAGCAACATAATTGATTCATCATCTAATTGCACATTGTGCAAAGGAACACTTTCAAGTGGAGTTGAAATTGCAGTGACAATTGCTATCACTTCGGCAGAAGATTGGAAGGAACGTTATGAAGTAAACTTCAGGAATAAGGTACCTTGCGTCTTCTTCTTTCGGCGGACAGTTAATTGATGATGAGTCTAGATCGATTGTAATTGTTCTATTTTCAGATCGATACATTGTCCAAAATTAATCACAAGAACTTCATGAACCTCATCGGTTATTGTGAAGAAGAAAAGCCTTTCACTAGGATGATGGTGTTTGAGTATGCTTCAAATGGGACAGTCTTTGAGCATTTGCACAGTGAGTATCAATATTCGCCAGTTTTAATTAATTGTCATAAGAGAGATACTCTAAATCCATAAATTACAATCACAGAGATCATTAGTCATATTCGATAAATTgctctcaatttctttttatcattttGATTTATCAATAAGAAATCAGGAGTATAGAGGAAATACTTGAATTCACAGCAGAATTGAGTTTAGTAATTTAGAGAGAATTTCTTTTCGCCGTATAAACCTTCGGGAAATTTTATATGACATTCAAATAATTTGCAGTTAAAGAAGCAGAGCAACTAGACTGGGCCGCTCGTCTGCGTGTAATCATGGGCATCGCGTATTGCCTCCAGCACATGGAACAGCTGAATCCTCCTCTAGTCATTCGAAATTTGAGCTCGTCATCCATCTATCTTACCGAAGATTGCGCAGCAAAGATTTCTGATCTTGAATTTTGGAACGAAGAAAAAGAAGCAGAGCTAGCATATGAAACCGCAAAACAGAACATTGTCTACAAGTTCGGAATTGTTCTACTGGAAATCATTTCTGGAAGGCTTCCTTTTTCAGAAGATGATGGTCTACTTGTGCTCTGGGCTTCAAGTTACTTGAATGGGAAAAGACCCCTCATGGACATGGTGGACCGGACTCTCACGGCTGTTGGCATCGAACATATCACTGAACTGGCAGACGTGATACGATCCTGCATAAATGTTTCCCCTGAGAAGAAACCAACAATGACCGAGGTTGTGGAACGCTTAAGAGGGATTACATCGATTACGCCCGATGAAGCTTACCCAAGAGTGTCACCGCTATGGTGGGCagaactagaaatcatatctcaGTAGGATATATGGAGATACACTAAGCGGTTTGCCAAGATTTCCTTTTATCATTATTGTAAATGTTTTTTCTGAAAATGTACCACAATCGAAGAAAAATGTATTTGTTTTGAGTTTGTTGGTTTGAAAATAGAAAATGCAAGATTTTGTATGTATATTAGCTCTAAAAATGCACTGTCAACTGGCATAAAAGTGTTGCCAATGTACAAAAAATGTTTGTATGATTGTTTTGTATATTTCCTTAATGAACATGAGTTCTGCTTAAAAGTTCTACAAGTTTACTGCCCTTCTCTCAGTAGTTTATAATTAGTGTAAGTAGTCATTTGGGTAGCATTTCAGACAATTTTCCTTGTTAATTTTTGACTATGCGCTGAGTGATGAATTCAGCTATTTGGATATTTTTTCATGAACTCTATCTTGTATGTCTTAAGTGATATGTCAATATTGTTGATGATAATTATTTAATGTTAACATTCGACACCCTTTAACATATTTAAAtagagataatattttttttttattttataatcttgCAAAAAATAGGATAAGATTACATACAATAGATCCTTCTCCGAGACTCCGCATGACGAGAGCTTCGTGTATCgagttgtcttttttttttattaactatAATGttatctttttccttcttccaccTCTAGTTTTCCACCAACATCATACATCAAAACGTCAGTAAAATGCCAAAATAGTACTGAAtcaaagatcaaaacaccaatATGGCCCGAGAATTCAAACCCTGATTAGTGGTTGCTGTCAAATCTTTGGGATGAGTATTGTTTCAGGGTGGCCAAAACATTGAAACAAACTTTGGGATGAGTATTGTTTCAGGGTCAACAAAATATTGAAACAAAAGAAATGAGTATATTCTATTCATGAGTACAACCTATGCAAAGGGTAAAGAGAAATAGATGGATCAACCAGAAATGTGAATATATGTCACAAATAATAGTTAAGAGATCATATAAATCTGCTATCGGTAAAAATCTCAAAGGAAAAGTTGATTCATGCACCAAAATATAACTGCGTTCATTCATATTGCTACATTTATTTTGATAACAACTGCTACATAGAAGATAGCTTCTGTATAAGACTACAAAAACTACATAATACCTTTGACCAAAAAAAACACATAATATcgcaagtcatcaagatgaccTGAGATGAATTTATATAACATACAGCTAAAACCAACCAGCAGTTCCGTTGAACAGAACTGATATACAGTGGAAACTACAAGGAAAATATGAGTAACTAATAAGAATATAGCTCATTGGAGTAGAGACACTCATCCACAAGTTGACGGAGGCTAGGGTTTTCCAAAGCTGCAGAGACTCTCTCCTTGTCATTCAGCTGCTTATTAACTGCATTACCAAGGACTCCATGCTTAGTTTCTTTACAATTACAATAAATGCAACTGATTACAGTCTTTGTTTATTATACATATGGTTTGTAGGGGTATCTAGTGAATTCTGGTTGCAAAATGACTTATGGAATGTCAGATTGGGGTTCCATCTCTATCCTTGGCTATTTTTCATATCAAATTTGGGAATTGTTATGCCATCTAGAGTTTAAAAATGTATTCTTATCCAATGTAATGTAGGATTTAGGTAACCATTGAAGTGAAATTTATGCCATTAATATAGCTTTTTATCATCAACTTGAGAATATTAAAATAGATGTGTGCATCTATTAGAACTcataaaataaaacaagaatACTGTTATCCCTAGATTGGACAATGGTTGGAACCTTTAATGTAGGTGTAGCttgaaagttaaaaataaaaatagaatgtGAATTACATAAACATGTTCAAAAGTAACAGTGAGATCCAATACTTAGGTAAAAAGGGTAAAGAGAAGAAATCAATATAATTAGAAGAGATCTAAATGACTTGAGACATATAATGTTGACTTAATTAGAGCACAATGGCATTACAATATACTTACACCTTACTGTTTGATTTGATAGCTCATTGTCATTGTTGTATGTCAGTATTCTTTCACTTTAGCTTCTAAATATATAGAACTATCATGTAGTCTTTTAATGTTATGTACACAAATTTTCCATTGAAATTCATAATTTTTCCAGATTGGAACCATTACAAATCTCACAAAACCTATCAATCTTAGATTTGGGCTCTATGAGATGCATAAACATCAAGTATCCCTTCACATTTGTTAAGTTTCTTTGAAACCTTTAACGTtcaaaattatctattttttccATACTTTGACTTCACCATATCTATTTAGTTTCCTCTAAGCAGatagcaaggatttttttttggcTATTTTTCTATCTCTATGTAGTATTTGCGTTCTTTGATTTAGTAATGAAACGACATTGCCCTAAAAGATGCAAATAATACTGAtacttcacaaaaaaaaaaaaatctatagacAGATAAGAAACTTTTGCATTCACCTGCTTCTTCATTTGCAAGAGAACCAGGAGATACAGTGATGTCAACCTGAAATTTCATTGAACTTGATAGTTAGTCATATATAAAAAACTATGTGCATAGTGATAGTTCATGTAAGTCAGGTGTGAAATAACTGGAAGATAAGATCTAAATAAATTGTAACTTACTTTTGTAGCTTGTTTGCTATTGTAGGCAGAATAATCGGTTAATCTAACATCAAAAACTTTGTTCGATATTGCTAGCTATACTTCTAAGTTTATCACAAAGTTCAACAATCAAATTTCACAACCTTGGTCGTATTTATAACAATAATTCATGAGCAAAATAAACTCTCTCTACACGTTGCACGACAGTGGTCCAGGCGCCGGAAtgaatccaggcgcctggattcaTGCAGTaacattttttctttttcttttttgtttttttattttattttggggtGTGTGTATCAAACTCATTATAACTCAGctcctaaatcctaaaatcttgaaccctatgtgtgtgtgtgtgtgcgcgtacatatatatatatatagggttcAAGATTTTAAGATTTAGGAGTTGAGTTATAATGAGTTTGAGTCAATAAAATTTTCCCTCTAAGATTCAGGCTTCTCTCTTGGTAtagtattcaaaattaaaaaatttagatactcacggggtatattatatgtatttagggtttaagattaTAGGATTTAGGGGATAGGTTATAATGGGTTTAAGTTAATAAGATTTTccttctagggttcaggctttcctCTTGAGTGGTTATAGTATtcaagattaaaaaatttagatgcTCACGGGGGTATAGTGTTCCTCTTGAAGGAaatgttaatttaaaaaaaaataaattaattaaatccaaGAGTTGGATCTGTGGCGCGCACAGTCATGCAGCATTTCGTCCACAGCAGGGCTtccctctctctatatatataatcCTAATTTAGTGAAAATAACATCGTTTACCATAGAAAACGAGACAATAAATCAAAGTGCCACGAATCTTTCTATCTCAAACTTGAGTTGTGTAAATATTTCTTTCAGTACCTGTGTTTATTTTCCCTTGTTCCACTACTTCAGTAAATCAATAAGAAAGTTTGAATTGCATTCTAATTACATAAACACAGAATATCAGATGAATTGCATTCTGATTCTATTTCTGTAAACTAAGAAAAACATATCAAGCATTCCACAACTGTAAATAGTGCCGATAATTAAACCTAGAGT encodes the following:
- the LOC122040678 gene encoding protein MALE DISCOVERER 2-like isoform X2 produces the protein MEVWMLCVISVLLWVSSAQLGASLNQEGIALLAFKGRIEADPHGALSNWDEGADNPCLWFGVECSDDGEVVVLKLRDLHLKGTITPEIGMLTHARAIILHNNSLYGMIPVEIGRLKNLELLDLSHNNFSGPLPSELVKISSLQILLLRSNAFSCYLSEGSMLLETQIDEVLVSSNRQVTRNVENATIRRLLQDARTNSIHPTQTSPPSPAPSPTTQSNDGNIHLPASPTSSSTDDKSTAQKFLIVSLLIVGAIVSLVSMAAVYFLCYRANKAVTVMPWTTGLSGQLQKAFVTGVPSLKRSELETACEQFSNIIDSSSNCTLCKGTLSSGVEIAVTIAITSAEDWKERYEVNFRNKIDTLSKINHKNFMNLIGYCEEEKPFTRMMVFEYASNGTVFEHLHIKEAEQLDWAARLRVIMGIAYCLQHMEQLNPPLVIRNLSSSSIYLTEDCAAKISDLEFWNEEKEAELAYETAKQNIVYKFGIVLLEIISGRLPFSEDDGLLVLWASSYLNGKRPLMDMVDRTLTAVGIEHITELADVIRSCINVSPEKKPTMTEVVERLRGITSITPDEAYPRVSPLWWAELEIISQ
- the LOC122040678 gene encoding protein MALE DISCOVERER 2-like isoform X1; translated protein: MEVWMLCVISVLLWVSSAQLGASLNQEGIALLAFKGRIEADPHGALSNWDEGADNPCLWFGVECSDDGEVVVLKLRDLHLKGTITPEIGMLTHARAIILHNNSLYGMIPVEIGRLKNLELLDLSHNNFSGPLPSELVKISSLQILLLRSNAFSCYLSEGSMLLETQIDEVLVSSNRQVTSRNVENATIRRLLQDARTNSIHPTQTSPPSPAPSPTTQSNDGNIHLPASPTSSSTDDKSTAQKFLIVSLLIVGAIVSLVSMAAVYFLCYRANKAVTVMPWTTGLSGQLQKAFVTGVPSLKRSELETACEQFSNIIDSSSNCTLCKGTLSSGVEIAVTIAITSAEDWKERYEVNFRNKIDTLSKINHKNFMNLIGYCEEEKPFTRMMVFEYASNGTVFEHLHIKEAEQLDWAARLRVIMGIAYCLQHMEQLNPPLVIRNLSSSSIYLTEDCAAKISDLEFWNEEKEAELAYETAKQNIVYKFGIVLLEIISGRLPFSEDDGLLVLWASSYLNGKRPLMDMVDRTLTAVGIEHITELADVIRSCINVSPEKKPTMTEVVERLRGITSITPDEAYPRVSPLWWAELEIISQ